The following coding sequences are from one Alosa alosa isolate M-15738 ecotype Scorff River chromosome 3, AALO_Geno_1.1, whole genome shotgun sequence window:
- the pde1a gene encoding calcium/calmodulin-dependent 3',5'-cyclic nucleotide phosphodiesterase 1A isoform X2, whose translation MDEYVTIKRKLLHRPIFRLRCLVKQLDKGEVNVVDLRKNIEYAASVLEAVYIDETRRLLDTEDELSDIQADSVPLEVRDWLASTFTRKMGVVRRRPEEKPRFRSIVHAVQAGIFVERMYRRTSNMAGLTYPPAVITTLKDVDKWTFDVFALHEASSEHALKFMVYELLTRYDLINRFRIPVSSLVSFVEALELGYSKHRNPYHNLIHAADVTQTAHYLMLHTGVMHWLTELEILAMVFAAAIHDFEHTGTTNNFHIQTRSEVAILYNDRSVLENHHVSAAYRLMQEDEMNILVNLTKDDWRELRSLVIEMVMSTDMSCHFQQIKTMRSALQQPEGIDKPKALSLMLHAADISHPAKAWKLHYRWTQSLMEEFFRQGDKEAELGLPFSPLCDRKATMIAQSQIGFIDFIVEPTFSVLVDTTEKIISPLIEEALSAGDTGVPRSSLSGRGSATVVESVQRHSGRALNSEEGSAVDYSLASIDLKKVRHTLADVIQNNKDRWKELSVQELARKELERELSLDSEEMLTDAEPTGADASPTRGGLDVASPSANELNNAHASGDSSSQECLSAEPAHASAPASPENSLTTQAHASEPLPWNGEGHRPVPEEDTPSP comes from the exons ACTGAGATGCTTGGTGAAGCAGCTGGACAAGGGTGAGGTGAACGTGGTGGACCTGAGGAAAAACATTGAGTATGCAGCCTCTGTCCTGGAAGCCGTGTACATCGACGAGACACG GCGGCTCCTGGACACGGAGGATGAGCTCAGCGACATCCAGGCGGACTCGGTGCCCTTGGAGGTGCGCGACTGGCTGGCGTCCACCTTCACCAGGAAGATGGGCGTGGTGCGGCGGCGTCCCGAGGAGAAGCCGCGGTTCCGCAGCATCGTCCACGCTGTGCAGGCCGGAATCTTCGTGGAGAG AATGTACAGAAGAACATCCAACATGGCCGGACTGACCTACCCACCTGCTGTGATCACGACATTAAAG gaTGTTGACAAGTGGACGTTTGACGTCTTTGCCCTCCACGAAGCCAGTAGTGAGCACGCCCTCAAGTTTATGGTCTACGAGCTGCTCACCAGATATGATCTCATCAACCGCTTCAGG ATCCCTGTGTCATCCCTGGTGTCCTTCGTGGAGGCGCTGGAGCTGGGCTACAGCAAGCACCGGAACCCCTACCACAACCTCATCCACGCCGCCGACGTCACGCAGACCGCACACTACCTGATGCTCCACACCGGCGTCATG cacTGGCTGACGGAACTGGAAATCTTAGCCATGGTATTTGCCGCAGCCATCCATGACTTTGAACACACGGGGACAACTAACAACTTCCACATCCAgaccag GTCAGAGGTGGCCATTTTGTACAATGACCGCTCAGTCCTGGAGAACCACCACGTGAGCGCAGCCTACCGGCTTATGCAAGAGGATGAGATGAACATCCTGGTAAACCTGACCAAGGACGACTGGAG agAGCTGCGCAGCCTGGTGATTGAGATGGTCATGAGTACAGACATGTCCTGCCATTTCCAGCAGATCAAAACCATGAGGAGCGCCCTGCAGCAGCCAGAGGG cATTGACAAACCCAAGGCGCTGTCACTGATGCTCCATGCTGCTGACATCAGCCACCCAGCCAAGGCCTGGAAGCTCCACTACCGCTGGACCCAATCCCTCATGGAGGAGTTCTTCAGACAG GGGGATAAAGAGGCCGAGCTGGGGCTGCCCTTCTCTCCCCTGTGTGATCGCAAGGCCACTATGATCGCACAGTCACAGATAG GGTTCATTGACTTCATAGTGGAACCAACGTTCTCTGTATTGGTTGACACCACAGAGAAGATTATTTCTCCTCTCATAGAGGAAGCGCTAAGTGCAGGGGACACTGGTGTCCCAAGGTCCAG TTTGAGTGGCAGGGGGTCGGCGACGGTGGTGGAGTCCGTCCAGAGACACAGTGGCCGGGCACTGAACTCTGAGGAGGGTAGTGCGGTCGACTACTCCCTGGCCAGCATTGACCTGAAGAAAGTGCGCCACACGCTGGCCGACGTCATTCAAAACAACAAAGACCGCTGGAAGGAGCTGTCTGTCCAAG AGCTGGCGCGTAAGGAGCTGGAACGCGAGCTGTCCTTAGACTCGGAGGAGATGCTGACCGACGCCGAGCCCACGGGCGCTGACGCCAGCCCCACCAGAGGCGGCCTCGACGTGGCCTCCCCATCCGCTAACGAACTGAATAATGCACACGCCAGCGGCGACTCCTCCTCCCAGGAGTGCCTGTCTGCGGAGCCTGCGCATGCGTCTGCGCCTGCATCACCGGAGAACAGCTTGACCACCCAGGCCCACGCCTCCGAACCTCTCCCCTGGAACG GAGAAGGACACCGGCCAGTCCCTGAGGAGGACACTCCGAGCCCCTGA
- the pde1a gene encoding calcium/calmodulin-dependent 3',5'-cyclic nucleotide phosphodiesterase 1A isoform X1, whose protein sequence is MDALLSNCEPLDGLDNNSIKYPKNEQTEKMWMRLKGMQKYKSTSQRLRCLVKQLDKGEVNVVDLRKNIEYAASVLEAVYIDETRRLLDTEDELSDIQADSVPLEVRDWLASTFTRKMGVVRRRPEEKPRFRSIVHAVQAGIFVERMYRRTSNMAGLTYPPAVITTLKDVDKWTFDVFALHEASSEHALKFMVYELLTRYDLINRFRIPVSSLVSFVEALELGYSKHRNPYHNLIHAADVTQTAHYLMLHTGVMHWLTELEILAMVFAAAIHDFEHTGTTNNFHIQTRSEVAILYNDRSVLENHHVSAAYRLMQEDEMNILVNLTKDDWRELRSLVIEMVMSTDMSCHFQQIKTMRSALQQPEGIDKPKALSLMLHAADISHPAKAWKLHYRWTQSLMEEFFRQGDKEAELGLPFSPLCDRKATMIAQSQIGFIDFIVEPTFSVLVDTTEKIISPLIEEALSAGDTGVPRSSLSGRGSATVVESVQRHSGRALNSEEGSAVDYSLASIDLKKVRHTLADVIQNNKDRWKELSVQELARKELERELSLDSEEMLTDAEPTGADASPTRGGLDVASPSANELNNAHASGDSSSQECLSAEPAHASAPASPENSLTTQAHASEPLPWNGEGHRPVPEEDTPSP, encoded by the exons ACTGAGATGCTTGGTGAAGCAGCTGGACAAGGGTGAGGTGAACGTGGTGGACCTGAGGAAAAACATTGAGTATGCAGCCTCTGTCCTGGAAGCCGTGTACATCGACGAGACACG GCGGCTCCTGGACACGGAGGATGAGCTCAGCGACATCCAGGCGGACTCGGTGCCCTTGGAGGTGCGCGACTGGCTGGCGTCCACCTTCACCAGGAAGATGGGCGTGGTGCGGCGGCGTCCCGAGGAGAAGCCGCGGTTCCGCAGCATCGTCCACGCTGTGCAGGCCGGAATCTTCGTGGAGAG AATGTACAGAAGAACATCCAACATGGCCGGACTGACCTACCCACCTGCTGTGATCACGACATTAAAG gaTGTTGACAAGTGGACGTTTGACGTCTTTGCCCTCCACGAAGCCAGTAGTGAGCACGCCCTCAAGTTTATGGTCTACGAGCTGCTCACCAGATATGATCTCATCAACCGCTTCAGG ATCCCTGTGTCATCCCTGGTGTCCTTCGTGGAGGCGCTGGAGCTGGGCTACAGCAAGCACCGGAACCCCTACCACAACCTCATCCACGCCGCCGACGTCACGCAGACCGCACACTACCTGATGCTCCACACCGGCGTCATG cacTGGCTGACGGAACTGGAAATCTTAGCCATGGTATTTGCCGCAGCCATCCATGACTTTGAACACACGGGGACAACTAACAACTTCCACATCCAgaccag GTCAGAGGTGGCCATTTTGTACAATGACCGCTCAGTCCTGGAGAACCACCACGTGAGCGCAGCCTACCGGCTTATGCAAGAGGATGAGATGAACATCCTGGTAAACCTGACCAAGGACGACTGGAG agAGCTGCGCAGCCTGGTGATTGAGATGGTCATGAGTACAGACATGTCCTGCCATTTCCAGCAGATCAAAACCATGAGGAGCGCCCTGCAGCAGCCAGAGGG cATTGACAAACCCAAGGCGCTGTCACTGATGCTCCATGCTGCTGACATCAGCCACCCAGCCAAGGCCTGGAAGCTCCACTACCGCTGGACCCAATCCCTCATGGAGGAGTTCTTCAGACAG GGGGATAAAGAGGCCGAGCTGGGGCTGCCCTTCTCTCCCCTGTGTGATCGCAAGGCCACTATGATCGCACAGTCACAGATAG GGTTCATTGACTTCATAGTGGAACCAACGTTCTCTGTATTGGTTGACACCACAGAGAAGATTATTTCTCCTCTCATAGAGGAAGCGCTAAGTGCAGGGGACACTGGTGTCCCAAGGTCCAG TTTGAGTGGCAGGGGGTCGGCGACGGTGGTGGAGTCCGTCCAGAGACACAGTGGCCGGGCACTGAACTCTGAGGAGGGTAGTGCGGTCGACTACTCCCTGGCCAGCATTGACCTGAAGAAAGTGCGCCACACGCTGGCCGACGTCATTCAAAACAACAAAGACCGCTGGAAGGAGCTGTCTGTCCAAG AGCTGGCGCGTAAGGAGCTGGAACGCGAGCTGTCCTTAGACTCGGAGGAGATGCTGACCGACGCCGAGCCCACGGGCGCTGACGCCAGCCCCACCAGAGGCGGCCTCGACGTGGCCTCCCCATCCGCTAACGAACTGAATAATGCACACGCCAGCGGCGACTCCTCCTCCCAGGAGTGCCTGTCTGCGGAGCCTGCGCATGCGTCTGCGCCTGCATCACCGGAGAACAGCTTGACCACCCAGGCCCACGCCTCCGAACCTCTCCCCTGGAACG GAGAAGGACACCGGCCAGTCCCTGAGGAGGACACTCCGAGCCCCTGA